A single Brassica rapa cultivar Chiifu-401-42 chromosome A04, CAAS_Brap_v3.01, whole genome shotgun sequence DNA region contains:
- the LOC103862950 gene encoding UPF0481 protein At3g47200 has translation MDFNQPREMYPGMWRYPMNPDLCCIYRVPNRLREVNPEPYTPQIVLIGPLHHSVKSQALKALYLGDDITYTKSMAYLDMEEHKKTYLAEFAARMEGETTIDELRRMIKEEEETIRASYQESTAWIQSSEFVEMVLHDSVFIIEFILRFSGVVEKKGDPLLAGLSLGITVYHDLILLENQLPFFIMDKLFNPIVRRIWPHLTLRDLIISFFGFQGKIRRDSKFRHFTDLTRCVRVETLPNLDVWKSKPIEHMYNAEKLDSGGVKFKAVGDDLSLCVSFKNGCLKIPCLTVDDSLEMKLRNIMALEQCHYPNNAHVCSYALFLDYLIDTDKDVDLLLEKGILKSWIRQPAKVAQMVNKLVTGIVDPGSYYYDVAGEVNEYYRNPVNRSKAILKRVYFGNPWTGTATIAAMFLLVMTLIQTWASIAQVQQNKP, from the exons ATGGATTTTAACCAGCCGAGAGAGATGTATCCAGGGATGTGGCGGTATCCTATGAATCCCGACCTTTGTTGTATCTACAGAGTCCCGAACCGTCTACGTGAAGTAAATCCAGAACCCTACACGCCTCAAATAGTCCTCATTGGACCTCTTCACCATTCAGTAAAATCTCAAGCTCTCAAGGCTCTTTATCTTGGAGATGATATCACATACACAAAGTCAATGGCCTACTTAGACATGGAAGAGCATAAGAAGACTTACCTAGCAGAATTCGCAGCAAGGATGGAAGGGGAAACCACCATTGATGAATTAAGGAGAATGatcaaagaagaggaagagacaaTCAGAGCAAGCTATCAAGAATCAACGGCATGGATTCAATCCTCAGAATTCGTGGAGATGGTCCTACACGACTCTGTTTTCATTATAGAGTTCATACTGAGGTTTAGCGGAGTAGTAGAGAAGAAAGGAGATCCTCTTTTGGCCGGTCTATCTCTTGGAATCACAGTCTATCATGATCTCATCTTGCTCGAGAACCAGCTTCCTTTTTTTATCATGGATAAACTCTTCAATCCAATCGTCAGAAGAATCTGGCCTCACCTTACATTACGGGACCTGATCATCAGTTTCTTCGGATTCCAAGGTAAAATCAGAAGGGATTCCAAATTTAGACATTTCACTGATTTGACCAGGTGTGTTCGCGTGGAGACACTTCCTAACCTTGATGTTTGGAAATCCAAACCCATAGAGCATATGTATAATGCGGAGAAGCTAGATAGTGGGGGAGTAAAATTTAAGGCAGTAGGAGATGATTTATCATTATGTGTGAGCTTCAAGAATGGTTGTTTGAAGATTCCTTGTCTGACGGTTGATGACAGCCTTGAGATGAAACTGAGAAACATAATGGCTCTTGAGCAGTGCCATTACCCTAACAACGCCCACGTATGTAGCTATGCCTTATTCCTAGATTATCTAATTGACACTGATAAAGACGTTGACTTGCTTCTCGAGAAAG GAATACTAAAAAGTTGGATTAGGCAACCCGCTAAAGTTGCGCAGATGGTGAACAAGCTCGTGACAGGCATCGTAGATCCTGGTTCTTACTATTATGATGTAGCGGGTGAAGTGAACGAGTACTATAGAAACCCAGTGAATAGGTCAAAGGCCATCCTCAAGCGTGTGTATTTTGGTAACCCGTGGACAGGGACAGCCACCATCGCAGCTATGTTTCTATTAGTGATGACACTTATTCAGACTTGGGCATCAATAGCTCAGGTTCAGCAGAACAAACCTTAG